A window of Solea senegalensis isolate Sse05_10M linkage group LG20, IFAPA_SoseM_1, whole genome shotgun sequence contains these coding sequences:
- the si:ch211-57n23.4 gene encoding immunoglobulin superfamily DCC subclass member 3, translating into MKPRLFLVCLASLCCLSVCLASELSFLQEPNDVIAVRDHPLMLDCRVQGEEPIMVTWRRNGVPLPTSPRVQVMANGTLFIQSFQKRKEGSESDVGEYDCAAQNRFGLLVSRKAKVALASLPKFHTHPVSMTVDEGGVARFQCQINGVPEAKITWEKDNVPFSTTDKRYTLLPMGILQVTGVRQVDAGIFRCVATNPANTRYSHEAILNVTGGASRIYKEPVILSGPQNLTLTVHQTAILECIATGNPKPIVSWSRLDGRSIGVEGIQVLGTGNLMISDVSIQHSGVYVCAANRPGTRMRRTALGRLVVQAPPEFLQWPQSVSKTAGGSAVFSCVAQGVPEPHLIWLKNGKVLTPGHNVKLTNNNSTLALTRITSEDEAIYQCIAENSAGTNQASARLAVVQGKDLPAAPEGFRASALTTNVLQITWDQPPAEVTEGIIGYVLHIRKIGEPDSMELQEAISKGTFKHDITNLEPATTYSLYLKAYSPLGASQQSHTVVETTLGDVPTPPTFFTKVVNSSAVQVLWELPSKAGKAEGFRLSYRKVPHSDFQGPVQLPHHVNAHIISNLEPGAVYEMKLVAYNGNGESDCSKRLVSLAEEGSSDQSTGGDSLCQCRDGEASLGSIVIGIHIGTACIIFCVLFLMFGYRRSLFCSKGTQDSWSVPRNNAGHNGNAKDGAKCHRVESVPQVVSQCQVIVEPESSGLPGISTG; encoded by the exons ATGAAGCCAAGGCTCTTCCTGGTCTGTCTGGCATCGCTCTGCTGTCTGA GTGTCTGTCTGGCGTCAGAACTCTCTTTCCTGCAGGAGCCCAATGACGTGATTGCGGTGAGGGATCACCCTCTCATGCTGGACTGCCGGGTGCAGGGCGAGGAGCCCATCATGGTGACGTGGCGCAGGAATGGCGTGCCTTTACCCACCAGTCCGCGGGTGCAGGTCATGGCGAACGGCACGCTGTTCATCCAGAGCTTCCAGAAACGCAAAGAGGGGAGCGAATCGGACGTGGGCGAGTACGACTGTGCCGCCCAAAACCGCTTCGGCTTGCTGGTCAGCCGCAAGGCCAAGGTCGCCTTGGCAT ctTTACCCAAGTTCCACACCCACCCGGTGTCCATGACTGTGGACGAGGGAGGCGTCGCCCGCTTCCAGTGTCAGATTAATGGAGTACCTGAGGCCAAGATCACCTGGGAGAAAGACAACGTTCCATTCAGCACCACAGACAAAAG gtACACGCTGCTGCCCATGGGTATTCTCCAGGTGACGGGGGTGAGGCAGGTGGATGCCGGCATTTTCAGGTGTGTCGCCACCAACCCAGCCAACACCCGCTACAGCCACGAGGCCATTCTCAACGTGACGG GTGGAGCTTCTAGAATCTACAAAGAGCCAGTCATATTGTCAGGACCTCAGAATCTGACCCTGACCGTGCATCAGACAGCCATCTTAGAGTGCATCGCCACCGGAAACCCAAAGCCTATAGTTTCCTGGAGCAGGCTAG ATGGACGCTCCATTGGGGTGGAGGGTATCCAGGTTCTGGGAACAGGGAACCTGATGATCTCAGACGTGTCCATTCAGCACTCTGGTGTGTACGTGTGCGCCGCAAACCGGCCCGGCACCAGAATGAGACGCACAGCGCTCGGGCGACTCGTGGTACAAG cTCCCCCTGAGTTCCTGCAGTGGCCGCAGTCTGTGTCCaaaacagcagggggcagcgCTGTGTTCAGCTGCGTGGCCCAGGGCGTCCCTGAGCCTCACCTCATCTGGCTGAAGAATGGCAAAGTCCTGACTCCTGGACACAACGTCAAACTGACCAACAACAACAG CACTCTGGCTCTGACCCGCATCACATCAGAGGACGAGGCCATCTACCAGTGCATCGCTGAAAACAGTGCCGGGACCAACCAGGCCAGTGCCCGTCTGGCCGTGGTCCAGGGTAAAGACCTGCCCGCTGCCCCCGAGGGCTTCAGAGCCAGCGCCCTGACCACCAACGTCCTGCAGATCACATGGGACCAGCCGCCAGCAGAGGTCACCGAGGGCATCATCGGATACGTCCTGCACATCCGCAAGATTGGCg AGCCGGACAGTATGGAGCTGCAGGAAGCCATCAGTAAAGGCACCTTCAAGCATGACATCACCAACCTGGAACCAGCCACCACCTACTCCCTGTACCTGAAGGCCTACTCTCCTCTGGGAGCCAGTCAGCAGTCGCACACTGTGGTGGAGACGACACTGGGCGACG TGCCGACCCCTCCCACCTTCTTCACCAAGGTGGTGAATTCCAGTGCGGTGCAGGTTCTGTGGGAGCTGCCCAGTAAGGCCGGCAAAGCCGAGGGCTTCAGGCTGTCCTACCGCAAAGTCCCCCACTCGGACTTCCAGGGACCGGTCCAGCTGCCGCATCACGTCAATGCCCACATCATCTCAAACCTGG AACCGGGAGCAGTGTATGAAATGAAGCTGGTGGCCTACAATGGAAACGGGGAGAGCGACTGTTCCAAGAGACTGGTGTCACTGGCAGAGGAGGGCAGCAGTGACCAAAGCACTG gTGGGGACAGTCTGTGTCAGTGCAGGGACGGAGAGGCCTCTCTGGGCAGCATCGTCATTGGCATCCACATCGGCACCGCCTGCATCATCTTCTGCGTTCTCTTCCTCATGTTTGGATACCGTCGCAG CCTTTTTTGCAGCAAGGGGACTCAGGACAGCTGGTCTGTGCCGAGGAACAACGCAGGACACAATGGAAACGCTAAAGACGGCGCAAAGTGCCACAGAGTGGAGTCAGTGCCTCAG GTGGTCTCTCAGTGCCAGGTCATCGTGGAGCCGGAGTCGTCAGGTTTGCCTGGCATAAGCACTGGCTAA